In a genomic window of Quercus lobata isolate SW786 chromosome 4, ValleyOak3.0 Primary Assembly, whole genome shotgun sequence:
- the LOC115987626 gene encoding probable F-box protein At4g22030, whose translation MASLQASPLILSSSKKISAAIPVPKLPRVPLSVPKIPKRSVVEELNIRAGFTKTVPIDVESYNSTSIANTQLYALLEAVADRVEMHNNIGKQRDNWNTLLLNSINMITLTAATLTGVGAIGGAGMPLLALKLSSALLYSAATGLLLIMSKIQPSQLAEEQRNATRLFKQLQSQIQTILTLGNPTQEDVKIVMEKVLALDKAFPLPLLGAMLEKFPSKFEPAVWWPSKQSQNKTKAQEGKFHKMAKNGWSEELEVEMRDIIEVVKRKDIKDYARLGNLMLKINKILAITGPLLTGIAAIGSTFVGNGSWAAIIAVAAGALGSAVNAFEHGGQVGMVFEMYRNNAGFFRLLEESIEGTLEEKDLEKRENGELFEMKLALKFGRSLSQLKELARKSAYSRREGTSIDEFANKLF comes from the coding sequence ATGGCTTCCCTACAAGCTTCACCTCTCATACTCTCTTCTTCAAAGAAAATCAGTGCTGCTATTCCTGTCCCAAAACTTCCGAGAGTCCCTTTGTCAGttccaaaaataccaaaaagatCTGTGGTTGAAGAATTGAACATAAGGGCTGGGTTTACAAAAACAGTCCCAATTGATGTTGAATCATACAACTCCACTAGTATTGCAAATACCCAACTCTATGCTCTTTTAGAAGCTGTAGCTGATAGGGTAGAGATGCACAATAACATTGGAAAGCAACGTGACaattggaacacccttcttttGAACTCCATCAACATGATAACTCTTACTGCTGCAACCTTAACTGGTGTTGGAGCAATTGGAGGCGCTGGAATGCCTCTACTGGCTTTGAAATTATCGTCCGCGCTATTGTACTCTGCAGCCACAGGATTGTTGCTTATAATGAGCAAAATTCAGCCCTCACAACTCGCTGAGGAACAACGTAATGCTACCAGATTGTTCAAGCAACTTCAAAGCCAAATCCAAACTATCCTCACTCTTGGCAATCCAACTCAGGAGGATGTGAAAATTGTGATGGAAAAGGTCTTGGCTCTTGATAAAGCCTTCCCACTTCCCTTGCTAGGAGCAATGCTCGAAAAGTTTCCTTCAAAGTTTGAACCTGCTGTTTGGTGGCCATCAAAACAATCACAGAACAAAACCAAAGCACAAGAAGGTAAATTTCATAAGATGGCGAAGAATGGTTGGAGTGAGGAGCTGGAAGTTGAAATGAGAGATATTATTGAAGTGGTGAAGAGAAAAGACATTAAAGACTATGCAAGGCTAGGCAACTTGATGTTAAAGATCAACAAGATTTTGGCTATCACAGGCCCATTACTCACTGGCATTGCTGCCATCGGTTccacttttgtgggtaatggaTCATGGGCAGCGATAATAGCGGTGGCTGCTGGGGCATTAGGAAGTGCTGTTAATGCTTTTGAACATGGTGGACAAGTTGGAATGGTGTTTGAGATGTATAGAAACAACGCTGGCTTCTTTCGCCTATTGGAAGAATCAATTGAAGGCACACTTGAAGAAAAAGAtttggaaaaaagagagaatgggGAGTTGTTTGAGATGAAGTTGGCTTTGAAGTTCGGACGAAGCTTGTCACAGCTAAAAGAACTTGCACGAAAATCTGCTTATTCCCGAAGAGAGGGAACTTCAATTGATGAATTTGCAAACAAGCTTTTCTAA